Proteins encoded together in one Streptomyces umbrinus window:
- a CDS encoding sigma factor-like helix-turn-helix DNA-binding protein, with translation MRERQASQNARRAREFEAFVAGAAGRLLHAATLLTAEPPDDNPRARRLLTAALAHTYASWDRLRGEDPYDRTRQQLAVRFARGAWHEYGGLGWAHPRSHRKLDSVLYCLTPQERLILVLRLYEGVAEEQAAALLGLPTERVRAICARAMATLLHPPREAAPVIAKVAPS, from the coding sequence GTGCGAGAGCGGCAGGCGTCCCAGAACGCCCGCCGGGCCCGGGAGTTCGAGGCGTTCGTCGCGGGCGCGGCAGGGCGGCTGCTGCATGCCGCCACACTGCTCACGGCTGAGCCCCCGGACGACAACCCGCGCGCGCGGCGCCTGCTCACGGCCGCCCTCGCCCATACGTACGCCTCCTGGGACCGGCTGCGCGGCGAGGACCCGTACGACCGGACCCGGCAGCAGCTTGCCGTGCGCTTCGCGCGCGGGGCGTGGCATGAGTACGGCGGCCTGGGCTGGGCGCACCCCCGGAGCCACCGGAAACTCGACAGCGTCCTGTACTGCCTCACTCCACAGGAGCGCCTGATCCTCGTGCTGCGCCTGTACGAGGGCGTCGCCGAGGAGCAGGCCGCGGCGCTGCTGGGGCTGCCCACGGAGCGCGTACGGGCCATCTGCGCGCGGGCCATGGCGACGCTGCTGCACCCGCCGCGGGAGGCCGCTCCGGTGATCGCGAAGGTGGCCCCGTCATGA
- a CDS encoding cystathionine gamma-synthase — MSDRHISQHFETVAIHAGNTADPLTGAVVPPIYQVSTYKQDGVGGLRGGYEYSRSANPTRTALEENLAALEGGRRGLAFASGLAAEDCLLRTLLSPGDHVVIPNDAYGGTFRLFAKVVSRWGVEWSVADTSDPAAVRAAITPKTKAVWVETPSNPLLGITDIAALSQVAREAGAKLVVDNTFASPYLQQPLALGADVVVHSLTKYMGGHSDVVGGALVVADQALGEELAYHQNAMGAVAGPMDAWLVLRGIKTLAVRMDRHSENATQVAEMLTRHARVTRVLYPGLPEHPGHEIAAKQMKSFGGMVSFQVEGGEEAAVEVCNRAKVFTLGESLGGVESLIEHPGRMTHASVAGSLLEVPADLVRLSVGIENIDDLLQDLKQALG, encoded by the coding sequence ATGAGCGACAGGCACATCAGCCAGCACTTCGAAACCGTGGCGATCCACGCGGGCAACACCGCCGATCCCCTCACCGGCGCGGTCGTCCCGCCGATCTACCAGGTTTCGACCTACAAGCAGGACGGCGTCGGCGGTCTGCGCGGCGGCTACGAGTACAGCCGCAGCGCCAACCCCACCAGGACCGCCCTGGAGGAGAACCTCGCCGCCCTGGAGGGCGGGCGCCGCGGGCTCGCGTTCGCGTCCGGACTGGCGGCCGAGGACTGCCTGTTGCGTACGCTGCTCAGCCCGGGCGACCACGTGGTCATCCCCAATGACGCGTACGGCGGTACGTTCCGTCTCTTCGCGAAGGTCGTCTCCCGGTGGGGCGTGGAGTGGTCGGTCGCCGACACCAGCGACCCCGCGGCCGTACGGGCCGCCATCACCCCCAAGACCAAGGCCGTCTGGGTGGAGACACCCTCCAACCCCCTCCTCGGCATCACCGACATCGCCGCGCTCTCGCAGGTCGCGCGTGAGGCCGGCGCGAAGCTGGTCGTCGACAACACCTTCGCCAGCCCTTACCTCCAGCAGCCGCTCGCGCTCGGCGCGGACGTCGTCGTGCACTCGCTGACCAAGTACATGGGCGGCCACTCGGACGTCGTCGGCGGCGCGCTCGTGGTCGCCGACCAGGCGCTCGGCGAGGAGCTCGCCTACCACCAGAACGCGATGGGCGCGGTCGCCGGGCCCATGGACGCCTGGCTGGTGCTGCGCGGCATCAAGACGCTCGCCGTCCGCATGGACCGGCACAGCGAGAACGCCACGCAGGTCGCGGAGATGCTCACCCGGCACGCGCGCGTGACGCGCGTTCTGTACCCGGGCCTCCCGGAGCACCCCGGTCACGAGATCGCCGCCAAGCAGATGAAGTCGTTCGGCGGCATGGTCTCCTTCCAGGTCGAGGGCGGCGAGGAGGCGGCCGTCGAGGTCTGCAACCGCGCCAAGGTGTTCACGCTCGGCGAGTCGCTGGGCGGCGTCGAGTCCCTGATCGAGCACCCGGGACGCATGACGCACGCGTCCGTGGCCGGGTCCCTCCTGGAGGTCCCCGCCGATCTCGTACGCCTCTCCGTAGGCATCGAAAACATCGACGACCTCCTCCAGGACCTCAAGCAGGCCCTGGGCTAG